In Vibrio coralliilyticus, the following are encoded in one genomic region:
- the tssH gene encoding type VI secretion system ATPase TssH, with translation MININLSSLIQRLHPIAKVALEDAAALAVSEKANEVQIEHFLLSLLERPNSDFDVLLAHFDCSENILRQSIRSTLDTSPTGNGGKPVFSALLIEWLQESWLVSSLDLSQTQIRSGALLLTLVSNPLRYGQHGYSALLETVNPDSLKRNFGELTSQSLEAQVATSENTQAREEGSALSKFTTDFTGKARKGEIDPVFCRDQEIRQIVDILARRRKNNPIAVGEPGVGKTAVVEGLALKIVQGEVPDNLKGVELYGLDMGLLQAGASVKGEFEKRLNAVLDEVKNSPTPIILFIDEAHTLVGGGNQAGGSDAANLLKPALARGEVKTIAATTWSEYKKYFEKDPALARRFQLVKLDEPSPEQAALIIRGLRPAYEKSHNVYVRDDAITAAAALSARYISGRQLPDKAIDVLDTACARVNISLNAVPASVETLQQELAAQTRELEALERDQLQQTGDKHSLASIPDLKTKMEETQAELEIQEAQWKNEKEQIEEMIALRTRLHELVSGEEIEVADAEEEGEETQTSPYAEMDEEAVRIAIAACQEQLDAIRGGNPLVHFEVGPDEVSHVISDWTGIPMGKMLQDEAETTLKLKDSLTSNIKGQEYAIDALAEGIQTAKAGLGNPDAPTGVFLLVGPSGVGKTETARAIADQLFGGERFMTTINMSEFQEKHTVSRLIGSPPGYVGYGEGGMLTEAVRQRPYSVVLLDEVEKADPEVLNLFYQVFDKGTLNDGEGRSIDFKNTLIIMTSNLATHEIESLVQQSKDIDAGVIAEAIRPTLNQHFKPALLARMSVLPFVPLSDEAMTDIIHHKLGKVSERLQNHHKLSLNYDDTLVEFVLGNCRLAETGARNIDAVINRQLLPQLSTQLLVHDKDESHSQITVSVDEQGTLSYAFS, from the coding sequence ATGATAAATATTAATCTATCTTCATTAATTCAACGTCTGCACCCTATCGCAAAAGTCGCGCTAGAAGACGCCGCAGCTTTAGCTGTATCGGAAAAGGCCAACGAAGTACAAATTGAGCACTTCCTGCTAAGTTTGCTTGAAAGACCGAATAGTGATTTCGATGTTCTGCTTGCACACTTCGACTGTTCGGAAAACATTTTACGTCAATCGATTCGCTCTACTTTAGATACAAGCCCAACAGGTAACGGCGGAAAACCTGTCTTTTCGGCTTTATTGATCGAATGGTTACAAGAAAGCTGGCTAGTTTCTTCATTAGATCTATCTCAAACGCAGATCCGTTCTGGTGCATTACTACTTACCTTAGTCAGTAACCCTCTACGTTACGGACAGCATGGATATTCTGCTCTTCTTGAAACAGTAAACCCAGACAGCCTAAAGCGTAACTTTGGCGAGCTGACCAGCCAGTCCCTTGAGGCTCAGGTTGCAACATCTGAGAACACTCAAGCTCGTGAGGAAGGTTCGGCACTGAGCAAGTTTACAACCGACTTTACCGGGAAAGCGCGTAAAGGCGAGATAGACCCTGTTTTCTGCCGCGACCAAGAAATTCGCCAAATCGTCGATATTCTTGCTCGTCGTCGTAAAAATAACCCAATCGCTGTGGGTGAACCGGGTGTGGGTAAAACGGCAGTGGTTGAAGGGCTGGCACTGAAAATTGTTCAAGGCGAAGTGCCTGATAACCTGAAAGGTGTCGAGCTTTATGGCTTAGATATGGGTCTACTTCAGGCTGGTGCAAGCGTCAAAGGTGAATTTGAGAAGCGCCTAAATGCCGTTTTAGATGAAGTGAAAAATTCACCAACACCAATCATCTTATTTATTGATGAAGCACATACGCTTGTCGGCGGTGGTAACCAAGCCGGCGGTAGTGATGCTGCAAACCTGCTTAAGCCAGCGCTTGCCCGTGGTGAAGTAAAAACAATCGCAGCAACAACTTGGTCTGAGTATAAGAAATACTTCGAGAAAGACCCAGCGCTTGCTCGACGTTTCCAACTGGTTAAACTCGATGAGCCATCACCTGAGCAAGCGGCTCTGATTATCCGTGGTCTGCGCCCTGCTTACGAGAAGTCTCACAACGTTTACGTTCGTGATGATGCCATCACAGCCGCAGCTGCGCTTTCTGCTCGTTACATTTCAGGTCGCCAACTGCCAGACAAAGCCATTGACGTTCTGGATACTGCTTGTGCACGCGTCAACATCAGCTTAAATGCCGTCCCTGCTTCTGTCGAAACTTTGCAGCAAGAGCTTGCTGCTCAAACTCGCGAACTTGAGGCTCTTGAGCGTGACCAACTTCAGCAAACAGGCGACAAACACAGCCTAGCTTCTATTCCAGATCTAAAAACCAAGATGGAAGAAACCCAAGCTGAACTTGAAATCCAAGAAGCTCAATGGAAAAACGAGAAAGAGCAAATTGAAGAAATGATCGCTTTGCGAACTCGTCTTCATGAGCTTGTATCTGGCGAAGAAATTGAAGTTGCTGATGCTGAAGAAGAAGGCGAAGAAACGCAAACCTCTCCTTATGCAGAAATGGATGAAGAAGCGGTACGTATTGCCATTGCAGCTTGCCAAGAGCAACTGGATGCCATTCGTGGCGGTAACCCACTGGTGCACTTTGAAGTTGGCCCAGATGAAGTCAGCCACGTGATCTCTGACTGGACTGGCATCCCTATGGGTAAAATGCTTCAAGATGAAGCAGAAACAACTCTGAAACTGAAAGATAGCCTCACTAGCAATATCAAAGGCCAAGAATACGCTATCGATGCTTTGGCTGAAGGAATCCAAACGGCAAAAGCCGGCTTAGGTAATCCAGATGCACCAACAGGCGTGTTTTTACTTGTCGGCCCAAGTGGTGTAGGTAAAACAGAAACTGCACGTGCTATCGCGGATCAGCTATTTGGTGGTGAGCGCTTTATGACCACCATCAACATGTCAGAGTTCCAAGAGAAACACACTGTTTCACGCCTGATTGGTTCACCTCCAGGTTATGTTGGCTATGGTGAAGGTGGAATGCTTACAGAAGCGGTACGTCAACGTCCATACTCTGTTGTTCTATTGGACGAAGTAGAGAAAGCGGACCCAGAGGTACTTAACCTGTTCTATCAAGTCTTTGATAAAGGCACACTGAACGATGGTGAAGGCCGCTCAATCGACTTTAAGAACACCTTAATCATCATGACAAGTAACCTAGCAACTCATGAAATTGAGTCACTGGTACAGCAGTCTAAAGATATTGATGCTGGTGTAATTGCAGAAGCCATTCGCCCAACCCTAAACCAACACTTCAAGCCAGCTCTACTTGCTCGCATGTCAGTATTGCCGTTTGTACCTCTATCAGACGAAGCAATGACAGACATCATCCACCATAAGTTGGGTAAAGTGTCAGAGCGTCTGCAGAATCATCACAAGCTGTCATTGAACTATGACGATACCCTAGTCGAATTCGTACTCGGTAACTGTCGCTTAGCAGAAACCGGTGCACGTAATATTGATGCGGTAATTAATCGCCAATTACTTCCTCAACTGTCGACCCAACTACTAGTGCACGATAAGGACGAGTCGCATAGTCAGATCACTGTCTCTGTCGATGAGCAAGGAACGCTATCTTATGCGTTCAGCTAA
- a CDS encoding sigma-54-dependent Fis family transcriptional regulator — protein MRSANQNDLSNALLAISQSLADRTQLAQTLDAVLTAARQMTFSKHGIIYVLDQTGQALIPSIVHHNEQALTSHPWQALSFDQTSQTDPFNYAIQNGEVVLINELYQYNGYDCEAIYETELTLGIKSANLLAWPLVDDSGKTIGLLALFDLSVIDNESALTAFCNMAANSIRQAVWLEEYGYMIKSLSADNAALVRENQHLKKRKQSHYTGPIAESEQMLEVLRRLEKVLTLPVDVLLRGETGAGKEVIAKYIHENSNRADQPLIVQNCAAIPEQLLESELFGHKKGSFTGADKDKVGLFEAAHGGTLFLDEIGDMPLLLQAKLLRVLQERKVRPVGASQEVEVDVRVVAATHCHLMDKIKNGEFRADLFYRLNVFPITLPPLREREADILPLAEHFVKQSASNLGLAQAPGFSAKVQKQLQEYSYPGNVRELKNIVERALLLSDFETISQIELGEAEALVDEPQIAEPIEVEIEPSLIVEDEPEEESTEVIDYSKGLKEAVGEYEKNVILDCLNASNWQIKRVAEQLSLPVSTLSHKMKKYDISTTS, from the coding sequence ATGCGTTCAGCTAATCAGAACGATCTGAGTAATGCACTGTTAGCGATCAGCCAGTCTCTGGCTGATCGTACCCAGCTTGCACAAACTTTGGATGCGGTGCTCACTGCAGCGCGTCAGATGACGTTTTCCAAACACGGCATCATCTACGTTCTTGATCAGACGGGTCAGGCTCTGATCCCAAGCATTGTTCATCACAACGAACAAGCGCTCACTTCACACCCTTGGCAAGCTCTCTCGTTCGATCAAACTAGCCAAACCGATCCGTTTAACTACGCGATACAGAATGGCGAAGTCGTTCTGATTAACGAGCTTTATCAGTACAATGGTTATGATTGTGAAGCCATCTATGAGACAGAGCTTACGCTTGGCATCAAAAGTGCCAACCTACTTGCATGGCCACTCGTTGATGACAGCGGTAAAACCATTGGTTTATTAGCTCTATTCGACTTGAGCGTAATAGATAATGAATCGGCGCTAACGGCATTTTGCAATATGGCAGCAAACAGTATTCGACAAGCCGTTTGGCTTGAAGAATACGGCTATATGATCAAAAGCCTAAGTGCCGATAATGCCGCTTTAGTCCGTGAGAACCAACACCTCAAAAAGCGCAAACAAAGCCACTACACTGGGCCGATTGCAGAAAGCGAGCAAATGCTGGAAGTTCTTCGTCGTTTAGAGAAAGTACTGACGCTTCCAGTCGATGTTTTACTTCGAGGTGAGACAGGAGCAGGTAAAGAGGTCATCGCGAAATACATCCACGAGAACTCCAACCGTGCCGATCAACCCCTTATTGTGCAAAACTGTGCGGCGATTCCTGAGCAATTGCTTGAGTCTGAACTTTTTGGTCACAAAAAAGGTTCATTTACCGGTGCAGATAAAGACAAGGTCGGCTTGTTTGAAGCTGCTCATGGCGGAACTCTTTTCCTTGATGAAATTGGTGATATGCCATTATTGCTTCAAGCTAAGCTATTGCGTGTTTTGCAGGAACGCAAAGTACGTCCTGTTGGGGCCAGCCAAGAAGTCGAGGTGGATGTTCGTGTTGTCGCGGCTACGCATTGTCATTTGATGGATAAAATCAAAAATGGCGAGTTCCGTGCCGACTTGTTCTATCGCCTCAATGTCTTCCCTATCACCCTTCCTCCTTTGAGAGAGCGTGAAGCCGATATTTTGCCGCTAGCCGAACATTTCGTAAAGCAGAGCGCTTCTAACTTAGGCCTTGCTCAAGCGCCAGGGTTTAGCGCTAAGGTGCAAAAGCAGCTTCAGGAATACTCATACCCCGGAAACGTTCGCGAACTAAAAAACATCGTTGAGCGTGCATTGCTCCTGTCGGATTTTGAAACGATCAGTCAGATAGAGCTAGGTGAAGCTGAGGCCTTAGTGGATGAGCCTCAAATAGCAGAGCCCATTGAGGTAGAGATCGAGCCATCGCTTATCGTTGAAGATGAACCCGAAGAGGAATCTACAGAAGTTATTGATTACTCGAAAGGTCTTAAGGAAGCAGTAGGCGAATACGAGAAGAACGTCATTCTCGACTGCCTGAATGCCTCTAACTGGCAAATCAAACGTGTGGCGGAGCAGCTATCACTGCCTGTCAGCACATTGAGCCACAAAATGAAGAAGTACGATATTTCCACAACGAGCTAA
- a CDS encoding OmpA family protein: protein MANSKSISGIYLFGQLAQGKEVDKHCRYFPLPNICFARADDNTAVTISYDGEGKQTQTPAKASLLFSDALGKITAFTSPESGQLSQNLPLQGNPALATNFEAGNPRLLFFPPYLAPVHLLSKQGKDGKWLANLYNDLISSANQSPNKNYFSALDIKDIHTAQIIPSDQVGDSNYAKAIGEVERSLTQKHLSSVRALVLPQQFTIVVQFSSAQFEGANVTLSNFPEQLRIIGNSEENTNLTAVSKVQAVNFDDVDGTDENAYAATFWVMSDSVFALKEVNQYCRFDIDLTTITNDDGLEFWKDENVEQYSFCERVLHLPIQTPLGRSALVNGDPVSVEEALFNQAPHLYPDLLAKLKQSPTDLPETLASEQSKPIAAQLWHSVQMNKAYIESAAQAMQHKLSWQTVAKIAAASMGTSADSELKNIAGATAASLAIMSKAYEIDNAAFGQKSIDLIKLFGDKGNILFDGLKDKINLVEVPPQWRALMQNMQVLENVGKGFSIADAVMKGGSLVEAYKKGAKASKKLDTVVVEYLATVQQPGQKALADFKEKKALSEVEKRALEQLKQMLPTLGDSDEVTADTQVKQGQHLFELRSTTFAFDRSEFASTQAREKLVKLGEILSQLDQPIPITIKGHTCSRGSVDYNQDLSQRRADFVRECILEGVARNQAIWKNCIKSIGYGEQVPLVANDSEQERRRNRRVDMILHFEAILDYPLSRSAITVVEKARQMAIAEELKLDKATLDAIELALDTALDVASITPWGAAANFLYTVTKEGSSLVSNLYDLCTENADTLKLRNNLEQIQHQNFVSQEQLLSFGSQSLSEQMKASYYKRAHALNGLSRLLLERNYQQMSGDEVSVEQQHIDGYIQQFLLKDQWQLDENGFGMVHLDEYYMDSDYAEAELSLLKASTYSAYAQLGASIVYDSVDDWLSNEQDDAPKPFMQYCPIHYRASSSIKALIDMFEVPFDTNELKALYQGAKQSISVKTLREGARQEWLSLHEHLQQYDSLSPLDEVRIIVVLDNKAIQAVPEEKRQLLHRVGIETQTKWSWLNHSELTDKVIEGSKIVSKSSEYLREITPLLKKMKLTSSERSIVTQGSGKEIWGAIIEPSYVFGANKIKGTRPWLVNDSFDAFYLKALFKDEGREIRSGELSLSYEYFAGIKGVKDSFKSISYDNWGPWDTSIFNLTMSPSRLYQFGDSKDPKHADHLLVSESFLFAPKPDSGMAQFPKVFDEPVVELHIMQKGLSGEHSDYNNYYKDDVEGFDWGKYVNCLAVVKTRHCDDKLFTNAGFAPGKVVGVDAKLREVDMANNVDFIPGVSGGERFSLGKTELYRIGTIVEKDDKWTFEAFTLQGGGKSSQPKLSSHLKSLCRYYLDMEPDQLRKHVITSYGFGKETDIYVQVLKPEYVNALGTKVHGLKPFKRVETLSDIDYLELKLELIGPMGSGLNAESDELKVNLHSFDRNDIPETWYTCSDNVLRCAKEIIQVEEKDNYYTKRTIAQTYEQRYSDILPAIRWLEAKDEDSEKLSDEQLELINQWIESN, encoded by the coding sequence GTGGCTAATTCTAAATCCATCTCTGGCATCTATCTATTTGGTCAGCTTGCGCAAGGAAAAGAAGTTGATAAGCATTGCCGCTATTTCCCCTTGCCAAATATCTGCTTTGCCCGCGCTGATGACAATACCGCAGTGACAATAAGCTATGACGGTGAGGGAAAACAAACCCAAACCCCAGCTAAAGCATCGCTGTTATTTAGTGATGCGCTGGGCAAAATCACCGCCTTTACCAGCCCTGAATCAGGCCAACTCAGTCAAAACTTACCATTGCAAGGTAACCCTGCATTGGCCACCAATTTTGAAGCAGGCAACCCTAGACTGTTATTTTTCCCGCCTTATTTAGCGCCGGTGCATTTACTTAGCAAGCAAGGCAAAGATGGAAAATGGCTGGCAAATTTGTACAACGATTTGATATCTAGTGCTAATCAGTCGCCTAATAAAAACTATTTTTCAGCGCTTGATATTAAAGATATTCACACAGCTCAAATTATACCCAGCGATCAGGTCGGCGACTCCAACTACGCCAAAGCGATTGGTGAAGTTGAACGATCATTAACACAAAAACACTTAAGCTCAGTACGGGCTCTGGTGCTGCCGCAGCAATTTACCATTGTGGTGCAATTTTCTAGTGCGCAATTTGAAGGCGCAAACGTCACATTGTCTAACTTTCCAGAGCAGCTAAGAATTATTGGTAATAGCGAAGAGAACACCAACTTAACCGCAGTCAGTAAAGTTCAAGCGGTCAACTTTGACGATGTCGATGGAACAGATGAGAATGCCTATGCAGCGACCTTTTGGGTGATGTCGGATTCGGTGTTTGCCCTGAAAGAAGTCAACCAATATTGTCGTTTTGATATTGATTTAACAACAATAACCAATGACGATGGCCTTGAATTTTGGAAAGACGAAAACGTTGAGCAATACAGCTTTTGTGAGCGAGTATTGCATTTACCAATCCAAACCCCGCTTGGGCGCAGTGCCTTAGTGAATGGCGATCCTGTGTCGGTCGAAGAAGCACTGTTTAATCAAGCGCCTCACCTATACCCTGATTTACTTGCAAAGCTGAAACAAAGCCCGACAGATTTACCTGAAACACTCGCTAGTGAACAAAGTAAACCTATCGCTGCTCAGTTATGGCATAGCGTGCAAATGAACAAAGCCTATATCGAAAGCGCAGCGCAGGCAATGCAGCACAAGCTAAGCTGGCAAACGGTGGCTAAGATAGCGGCGGCTTCAATGGGCACGAGTGCAGACAGTGAGCTAAAAAATATCGCTGGGGCCACGGCCGCCTCATTAGCCATCATGAGCAAAGCCTATGAAATAGATAATGCCGCCTTTGGCCAAAAATCGATTGATCTGATTAAACTTTTTGGTGATAAAGGCAATATTTTATTCGATGGCTTAAAAGATAAAATTAACCTTGTTGAAGTCCCGCCCCAATGGCGAGCACTCATGCAGAATATGCAGGTGTTAGAAAACGTTGGCAAGGGCTTTTCAATTGCAGATGCCGTGATGAAAGGCGGCAGTCTGGTTGAAGCATATAAGAAGGGTGCGAAAGCAAGCAAGAAGCTTGACACTGTGGTGGTTGAGTATTTGGCTACAGTGCAGCAGCCTGGTCAGAAAGCACTGGCAGATTTTAAGGAGAAAAAAGCGCTGTCTGAAGTAGAAAAGAGAGCGCTTGAACAGCTTAAACAAATGTTACCTACACTGGGTGATAGTGATGAAGTGACCGCCGATACGCAAGTTAAGCAAGGGCAACATCTATTTGAACTAAGAAGCACCACCTTTGCTTTTGATCGTAGTGAATTCGCCAGCACACAAGCACGAGAAAAGTTGGTCAAATTGGGTGAGATTCTGTCTCAGTTAGATCAGCCTATTCCCATTACCATTAAGGGTCATACTTGCTCAAGAGGCTCAGTTGACTATAACCAAGATTTGTCACAGCGCAGGGCTGACTTTGTACGAGAATGCATTCTCGAAGGTGTTGCACGCAACCAAGCGATATGGAAAAACTGTATTAAGAGTATTGGCTACGGAGAGCAAGTTCCACTAGTTGCTAATGATTCAGAGCAGGAAAGACGGCGCAATCGCCGTGTTGACATGATCCTTCACTTTGAAGCCATATTGGATTACCCCTTATCTCGCAGCGCGATTACTGTGGTTGAAAAAGCGCGCCAAATGGCCATTGCTGAGGAACTCAAACTCGATAAAGCGACGCTGGACGCCATTGAGCTGGCGCTGGATACTGCTCTTGATGTCGCTTCGATTACGCCTTGGGGAGCGGCTGCGAATTTCCTTTATACGGTGACCAAAGAAGGTTCGTCGCTGGTTTCGAATCTGTATGACTTGTGTACGGAGAATGCTGACACCCTGAAATTGCGTAATAACCTTGAGCAAATCCAACATCAAAACTTTGTCTCTCAAGAACAGCTGCTTTCTTTTGGTTCACAAAGCTTAAGCGAGCAGATGAAGGCGAGTTATTATAAACGGGCACATGCGTTGAATGGCTTAAGTCGTTTATTACTTGAGCGTAATTACCAACAAATGAGTGGCGATGAGGTTAGCGTTGAACAACAACATATTGATGGTTATATCCAACAATTTTTATTAAAAGACCAATGGCAGCTAGATGAAAATGGTTTTGGTATGGTTCATTTAGATGAATACTATATGGACTCAGATTACGCTGAAGCAGAGCTATCACTACTCAAAGCCAGTACTTATTCTGCTTATGCTCAACTTGGGGCGAGTATTGTCTATGACAGCGTGGATGATTGGCTATCCAATGAGCAAGATGATGCTCCCAAACCTTTTATGCAATATTGTCCAATTCATTACCGCGCGTCATCAAGCATCAAAGCACTGATCGATATGTTTGAAGTGCCATTCGATACTAATGAGCTTAAGGCCTTGTACCAAGGTGCCAAACAGTCGATTTCGGTGAAAACATTGCGCGAAGGTGCGCGCCAAGAATGGTTATCTTTGCATGAGCATTTGCAGCAGTATGATTCTTTATCTCCGCTGGATGAAGTGAGAATCATTGTGGTGCTAGATAACAAGGCCATTCAAGCAGTACCTGAAGAAAAACGACAGCTTTTGCATCGTGTTGGTATTGAAACACAAACAAAATGGAGTTGGCTAAATCACTCCGAGTTGACGGATAAAGTTATCGAAGGTTCTAAAATCGTTAGTAAGAGCTCTGAATATTTGCGTGAAATCACCCCTCTGCTTAAGAAAATGAAGTTAACATCAAGTGAGCGGAGCATAGTCACTCAAGGCTCAGGTAAAGAAATTTGGGGAGCGATTATCGAGCCGTCTTATGTGTTTGGCGCTAATAAAATCAAAGGTACGCGACCATGGTTAGTAAATGATTCTTTTGACGCGTTTTATTTAAAAGCGCTGTTTAAAGATGAAGGTAGAGAAATTCGTTCTGGTGAATTGTCGCTGAGCTACGAATATTTTGCTGGAATAAAAGGTGTAAAAGACTCATTCAAGTCAATAAGCTATGACAACTGGGGGCCGTGGGATACGTCAATATTTAATTTAACTATGAGTCCTTCAAGGCTGTATCAATTTGGTGATAGTAAAGATCCCAAGCATGCGGATCATTTATTAGTGTCAGAGAGCTTTCTATTTGCTCCAAAACCAGACTCAGGTATGGCACAGTTCCCGAAAGTGTTTGATGAGCCTGTTGTTGAGCTTCATATTATGCAAAAAGGACTCTCTGGAGAGCACTCCGATTATAACAATTACTATAAAGATGATGTCGAAGGCTTTGATTGGGGTAAATATGTCAATTGTCTCGCTGTAGTAAAAACGCGCCACTGTGATGACAAATTATTTACTAATGCTGGTTTTGCGCCGGGTAAAGTTGTAGGCGTCGATGCTAAATTGAGAGAAGTCGATATGGCAAACAATGTTGATTTTATACCGGGAGTGTCAGGTGGGGAACGTTTTTCTTTGGGTAAAACCGAGTTGTATCGAATTGGAACCATTGTAGAGAAGGATGATAAGTGGACATTTGAAGCCTTTACCTTGCAAGGCGGTGGGAAGTCGTCACAACCTAAGCTTTCTAGTCATCTTAAATCTCTATGTCGATACTATTTGGACATGGAGCCTGATCAGTTAAGAAAACATGTGATAACCAGCTATGGGTTTGGTAAAGAGACGGATATTTATGTTCAAGTTCTCAAGCCAGAGTATGTGAATGCGTTGGGAACGAAAGTTCATGGTCTGAAACCGTTCAAACGGGTAGAGACGCTATCCGATATTGATTACCTAGAACTTAAACTTGAGCTTATTGGCCCGATGGGCTCAGGATTAAACGCTGAGTCTGATGAACTTAAGGTCAATCTTCATTCATTTGATCGAAACGATATCCCCGAAACATGGTACACATGTAGTGATAATGTTCTCCGATGTGCTAAGGAAATTATCCAGGTTGAGGAAAAAGATAATTACTATACTAAGCGAACTATTGCGCAGACCTATGAGCAAAGATACTCAGATATTTTGCCCGCCATTCGCTGGTTAGAGGCGAAAGACGAAGACTCTGAAAAGCTTTCAGACGAGCAACTTGAACTGATTAACCAATGGATTGAAAGTAATTAA